From Acidobacteriota bacterium, one genomic window encodes:
- a CDS encoding phosphatidate cytidylyltransferase encodes MKTRILTALIALPIVIAAIILPLWVPQLVWLFVAIAGFALAAGLFEFYSLTKKLELKADASIGYLASAALFIGFLFDAPAKAPDLLVATLAAIIIAVLISQTFRFQKDFSKMLTGIGVTLLGIFYVVFLGGFLVATRVGFESIPGLSTKLLGFFFLIIFGSDAGAYFAGRALGKHKLAPAISPGKTVEGLIGGLITAAAFAAVSTATFFPELRYQFSIPLAIVLAAVGVLGDLCESAMKRGSGSKDAGSIIPGHGGFLDRLDSLLFGAPILYYFARFYF; translated from the coding sequence ATGAAAACGAGAATTCTTACAGCCCTTATCGCTCTGCCTATCGTGATCGCGGCGATCATTCTGCCGCTGTGGGTTCCGCAGTTGGTTTGGCTGTTTGTGGCGATCGCGGGGTTTGCGTTGGCGGCGGGATTGTTCGAGTTTTATTCGCTTACGAAAAAACTTGAGCTAAAGGCTGATGCGTCGATCGGTTATCTCGCATCGGCGGCGCTGTTTATTGGCTTCCTTTTCGATGCTCCTGCGAAGGCTCCGGATCTGTTGGTGGCGACGCTCGCGGCGATCATCATCGCGGTCCTGATCTCACAGACATTTCGTTTTCAAAAGGATTTCTCAAAAATGCTCACGGGTATCGGCGTAACGCTGCTCGGGATATTTTACGTCGTGTTTTTGGGCGGATTTCTTGTTGCTACACGCGTAGGTTTCGAATCGATACCGGGCCTTTCCACAAAACTTCTCGGCTTCTTCTTCCTGATCATCTTCGGTTCCGACGCCGGTGCATACTTCGCCGGACGAGCCCTCGGTAAACACAAACTCGCCCCGGCGATCTCGCCCGGCAAAACCGTCGAAGGCCTCATCGGCGGCCTGATCACCGCCGCAGCATTCGCTGCTGTTTCGACCGCGACATTCTTTCCCGAACTGCGTTACCAATTCTCGATCCCGCTGGCCATCGTTCTCGCCGCCGTCGGCGTTCTCGGTGACCTCTGCGAAAGCGCGATGAAACGCGGCTCTGGCTCAAAAGACGCCGGCTCGATCATCCCCGGCCACGGCGGATTCCTCGACCGGCTCGATAGTTTGCTCTTTGGGGCACCGATACTGTATTACTTCGCACGGTTCTATTTCTGA
- a CDS encoding VWA domain-containing protein, which yields MRFFTLIFTATLFTSIASAQSGRQKPSPTPTPRQIVGPSVVYMPTETVNPVGKPTPTPTPKPNSGDDVIKVDSVLIPIPVSVLDQNGKAVSTLQLKDFELKIDGKVVEIGELARSDTPIRLAMLFDNSSSVLIAREFEKDAAVRFFRRVVRPDKDKAALFSVADYTRLEQSLTSDVAQLTQAIEMFQEPKGATALLDGIIEVAEYLRAANGRRVVVIVSDGEDTYSDLKTTLEGVVKSLQINDCQVYVVKTKDFENFKRTGVRGGNANIRALTAERRMIELAEQTGGAVYSPIDEDEMKQAFDRISAELSQQYILSYYPEDEALKPGEFRTISLTVKAKPNMTIRTRKGYYVGRK from the coding sequence ATGAGGTTTTTCACTCTCATTTTCACGGCGACGCTGTTTACATCGATCGCCTCGGCTCAATCGGGCCGTCAGAAGCCGAGCCCGACGCCCACACCCCGTCAGATCGTTGGACCGTCGGTTGTCTACATGCCGACCGAAACGGTGAATCCGGTTGGAAAACCGACCCCAACACCGACCCCAAAACCCAACAGCGGTGACGATGTCATCAAGGTTGATTCCGTACTTATCCCGATCCCGGTCTCCGTGCTGGATCAAAACGGAAAGGCCGTTTCAACGCTCCAACTCAAGGATTTTGAACTAAAGATCGATGGCAAAGTGGTCGAGATCGGCGAACTCGCCCGGAGCGATACGCCGATACGGCTTGCGATGCTGTTTGATAATTCGTCGAGCGTGCTGATCGCTCGTGAGTTTGAAAAGGACGCTGCCGTCAGGTTTTTTCGCCGCGTTGTCAGGCCTGATAAGGACAAAGCCGCGTTGTTCTCGGTCGCCGATTACACACGGCTCGAACAATCGCTCACATCCGACGTCGCGCAATTGACGCAGGCGATCGAAATGTTTCAAGAGCCAAAAGGTGCGACTGCACTGCTCGACGGGATCATCGAGGTCGCCGAGTACCTCAGAGCCGCCAATGGCCGCCGCGTCGTCGTTATCGTCTCTGACGGCGAGGACACGTACAGCGATCTCAAAACCACGCTCGAGGGAGTTGTGAAATCGCTTCAAATCAACGACTGTCAGGTCTATGTGGTGAAGACAAAGGACTTCGAGAATTTCAAACGGACCGGTGTTCGCGGCGGAAATGCCAATATTCGAGCCCTCACAGCCGAACGCCGCATGATCGAACTCGCCGAACAAACCGGCGGAGCCGTCTATTCGCCGATCGACGAAGACGAAATGAAACAGGCCTTTGACCGCATCTCGGCTGAGCTTTCGCAGCAATACATCCTCAGCTATTACCCCGAGGACGAGGCACTGAAGCCCGGCGAATTCCGCACGATCTCGCTCACGGTCAAAGCCAAGCCGAATATGACTATTCGGACGCGAAAAGGGTATTATGTTGGCAGGAAATAA
- a CDS encoding tyrosine recombinase XerC, translating into MLNDHLTQFLQHLKYERNLSEHTLRNYASDLEQFKLHLFRVEKRADMPVAEIDRLTIREWMAELHADHKKTSVARKLASLRTFFQFLVREGKLEANPAKQVATPKIERKLPNHLSIEDAVRFIETPDINTDLGRRDRAIIEFLYATGIRVGELVGINIPDVDFREKLVWVTGKRKKQRIVPFGEPAMQAVLLYMDQTRGKFLDNCPEAKREPNALFLNYQGTRITTRSVGRMIDKYIKLCADIHDISPHSLRHTFATHLLDQGADLRDIQELLGHARLTTTQIYTQVSMEKMIEVYDRAHPKA; encoded by the coding sequence ATGCTCAACGATCACCTCACACAGTTTCTTCAACACCTGAAATACGAACGCAATCTTAGCGAGCACACGTTGCGGAATTACGCGAGTGATCTGGAGCAGTTCAAACTACATCTGTTTCGCGTTGAAAAGCGTGCGGATATGCCGGTGGCTGAGATCGACCGGTTGACGATCCGCGAATGGATGGCTGAACTTCACGCTGATCATAAGAAAACGTCGGTTGCCCGCAAACTCGCCAGTCTTCGCACGTTTTTCCAGTTTCTGGTGCGCGAAGGCAAGCTCGAGGCGAACCCGGCGAAACAGGTCGCGACACCAAAGATCGAACGTAAACTGCCCAATCACCTCTCGATCGAGGACGCCGTTAGGTTCATCGAGACACCGGACATCAACACCGATCTTGGGAGGCGTGACCGGGCGATAATTGAGTTTTTGTATGCGACGGGGATTCGTGTGGGCGAATTGGTCGGGATAAATATACCGGACGTTGATTTTCGCGAGAAGCTGGTTTGGGTGACCGGTAAACGTAAAAAACAGCGGATCGTGCCATTTGGCGAACCGGCGATGCAGGCAGTGTTGCTCTATATGGACCAGACACGCGGCAAGTTTCTCGACAATTGCCCCGAAGCTAAACGCGAGCCGAATGCCCTGTTCCTAAACTACCAAGGCACACGCATCACTACCCGATCCGTCGGTCGCATGATCGACAAATACATCAAGCTCTGCGCCGACATCCACGACATCTCGCCCCACAGCTTACGACACACGTTCGCCACGCATCTGCTCGATCAAGGAGCCGACCTTCGCGACATCCAGGAACTGCTCGGCCACGCCCGGCTGACTACGACGCAGATCTACACTCAGGTCTCGATGGAAAAGATGATCGAGGTTTATGACCGGGCACATCCTAAAGCGTAG
- a CDS encoding S9 family peptidase: MKKLQSLAIIVFALSSAVLAQDKPLTLDDIFNPDAAKRVRFSGTPVSVQWSPDGKSFKQVIGGKLMRVDAVTSQAVPYLDTDSLSAALQRVGVKAADAAELANSPFLEFNADETAIVLSNANDLWLYETATRSIKRLTNNREAELEAGFSPDGKLVSFVRSNNLYVVDAKGNEKQLTRDGKEGDNAIYNGYLDWVYEEELYGRGQKRGYWWSPDSRFIAFLRTDESPVPKFVLVNDLPTDQLIERTNYPQAGDGNPIVKLGIADVGKTSIVPNPGRIPKIGERLPPTLLRVGDAVKFIDTSIYKPEDLLIARVAWAPDSKNVLFQALNREQTTLDLNFGSVATGKISKVITETTPAWVEVYDNPVFTDTSAANGMMVWQSARNGWKHLYLYDSTGQLVRQLTSGKWEVRTLYGVDNQGGWVYFSATKDSHIAENIYRVRLTGGEVERVSKGDGWHAAAFNKTFSHYVENWSNVVTPTQTRLFRADGSLERVINENRVDVLRNYRLSTPEFLNVKTRDGFNMEAMMIKPPDFDPSRKYPVLQFTYAGPHAPSVANRWGGNRGMWFQMLAQKGYIIWVCDNRTASGKGEESVWPLYAYKGFGELELRDIEDGLNYLRSTGYVDMNRIGLHGWSFGGFMTSYALTHSGSFKIGMAGGTVSDWTLYDSIYTERYMKTPLNNREGYEKSNVVKAAKNLSGRLLLIHGVMDDNVHMQNVTKLTYALQQADKQFDLMLYPNQRHGVAEPALVKHWYTMMTDYVLKNL, from the coding sequence ATGAAAAAGCTTCAGTCACTTGCGATCATCGTTTTCGCGCTTTCGAGCGCTGTTCTTGCCCAAGACAAACCCCTCACCCTCGACGACATCTTCAACCCCGACGCTGCGAAACGCGTGCGGTTTAGCGGAACGCCGGTTTCGGTGCAGTGGTCGCCGGATGGGAAGTCGTTCAAGCAGGTGATCGGCGGGAAGTTGATGCGGGTCGATGCGGTTACTTCGCAGGCGGTGCCGTATTTGGATACGGACTCGTTGTCGGCGGCGTTGCAGCGTGTCGGTGTAAAGGCTGCGGATGCGGCGGAGCTTGCGAATTCGCCTTTCCTTGAGTTCAACGCAGACGAGACGGCGATCGTTCTCAGCAACGCGAATGACCTTTGGCTTTACGAAACGGCGACGCGTTCGATCAAGCGGCTGACGAATAATCGCGAAGCGGAACTCGAAGCTGGTTTCAGCCCGGATGGTAAACTCGTGAGCTTTGTTCGCAGTAACAACCTTTATGTGGTCGATGCGAAAGGTAATGAAAAGCAGCTGACCCGCGATGGCAAAGAGGGCGACAATGCGATCTATAACGGCTATCTCGATTGGGTCTACGAGGAAGAGCTTTACGGCCGCGGGCAGAAACGCGGGTACTGGTGGTCGCCTGATTCGCGGTTTATCGCCTTTCTGCGTACTGATGAATCGCCGGTTCCCAAATTCGTTCTCGTAAACGATCTTCCTACTGACCAATTGATCGAGCGAACCAATTATCCGCAGGCAGGCGACGGAAATCCGATCGTAAAACTCGGCATCGCCGACGTCGGCAAAACGTCGATCGTGCCGAATCCCGGCCGCATCCCAAAGATCGGCGAGCGTCTGCCGCCGACGCTTCTGCGTGTGGGCGACGCGGTGAAATTCATCGACACCTCGATCTACAAACCCGAAGATCTGCTGATCGCCCGCGTCGCATGGGCTCCGGATAGCAAGAATGTCCTGTTTCAGGCCCTGAACCGCGAACAGACCACGCTTGACCTGAATTTCGGAAGTGTTGCCACCGGCAAGATCAGCAAGGTCATTACCGAAACCACTCCCGCATGGGTCGAGGTTTATGACAATCCGGTTTTCACCGATACGTCAGCCGCGAACGGGATGATGGTCTGGCAGTCGGCACGCAACGGTTGGAAACACCTCTACCTATACGACAGCACCGGCCAACTCGTCCGTCAGCTCACCAGCGGGAAATGGGAAGTCCGCACGCTTTACGGCGTTGATAATCAGGGCGGCTGGGTCTATTTTTCGGCTACCAAAGACAGCCACATTGCCGAGAATATCTACCGCGTTCGCCTGACCGGCGGCGAGGTCGAACGCGTTTCGAAGGGCGACGGCTGGCACGCGGCCGCGTTTAACAAAACCTTTTCGCACTACGTCGAAAACTGGAGCAATGTCGTCACTCCGACTCAAACGCGGCTTTTCCGTGCCGACGGTTCGCTCGAACGTGTTATCAACGAAAATCGCGTCGATGTCCTTCGCAATTACCGCCTCAGCACGCCCGAATTCCTCAACGTAAAAACCCGCGACGGATTTAATATGGAGGCGATGATGATCAAGCCGCCTGATTTTGACCCTTCGCGTAAATATCCCGTGCTGCAGTTCACCTACGCCGGGCCGCATGCTCCGTCAGTGGCGAACCGCTGGGGTGGCAATCGCGGGATGTGGTTTCAGATGCTGGCCCAAAAAGGCTACATCATCTGGGTTTGCGACAACCGCACCGCGAGCGGCAAAGGCGAGGAATCCGTCTGGCCGCTTTACGCCTACAAAGGCTTTGGCGAGCTCGAGCTTCGCGACATCGAGGACGGGCTGAATTATCTGAGATCCACGGGCTACGTCGATATGAACCGCATCGGGCTGCACGGCTGGAGCTTTGGCGGGTTTATGACGAGCTACGCTCTGACGCACAGCGGATCGTTCAAGATCGGAATGGCGGGCGGAACCGTCTCGGATTGGACGCTCTACGATTCGATCTACACCGAGCGTTACATGAAAACGCCGCTCAACAACCGCGAAGGCTACGAAAAATCTAACGTGGTCAAAGCCGCCAAAAACCTCTCAGGCCGCCTGCTGCTCATCCACGGTGTGATGGACGACAACGTCCACATGCAGAATGTCACCAAACTGACCTACGCCCTGCAGCAAGCCGACAAACAGTTCGATCTCATGCTCTACCCCAACCAACGCCACGGCGTCGCCGAACCCGCCCTGGTCAAACACTGGTACACGATGATGACGGATTATGTGCTTAAAAACCTATGA
- a CDS encoding sulfite exporter TauE/SafE family protein produces the protein MESTSVLIIFAVFAVAILYSSVGHGGASGYLAVMAFLAVAPEVTRPTALVLNLFVASIGTYQFWRAGYFQWRVFWPFALGSIPFAFYGGIVQLPTDVYKIVLGVVLCLAAMRLAVKLRNDDQTTDPPVLAGILIGAAIGLVSGMIGVGGGIFLTPLLLLARWSSTKTAAAVSVLFILVNSFAGLLGNYLFGRSTHILDLPSQVWIWIAVAVVGGLIGSTLGSKKFDSMTLRRVLAVVLLFAGVKLILV, from the coding sequence GTGGAATCTACATCTGTCCTGATAATTTTTGCCGTATTCGCCGTTGCGATACTTTACTCCTCGGTTGGACATGGCGGGGCGTCGGGGTATTTGGCGGTGATGGCGTTTTTGGCGGTGGCTCCTGAGGTGACGCGGCCGACTGCGTTGGTTTTGAATCTATTCGTGGCGTCGATCGGGACGTATCAATTCTGGCGAGCAGGTTACTTTCAGTGGCGCGTGTTTTGGCCATTTGCTTTGGGCTCCATTCCATTTGCCTTTTATGGCGGGATCGTTCAGCTTCCCACCGATGTTTACAAGATCGTATTAGGCGTTGTGCTTTGTCTCGCGGCGATGCGGCTTGCGGTAAAACTAAGAAATGATGATCAAACCACCGATCCACCTGTCCTCGCCGGGATCCTGATCGGTGCTGCCATCGGTTTGGTTTCGGGAATGATCGGCGTTGGCGGCGGCATCTTCCTGACGCCGCTGCTGCTGCTCGCGAGATGGTCTTCTACCAAGACCGCAGCGGCCGTTTCCGTCTTGTTCATTCTCGTAAATTCGTTTGCCGGGCTGCTCGGTAATTATCTATTTGGCAGAAGCACGCATATTCTCGACCTGCCAAGCCAGGTTTGGATCTGGATAGCCGTTGCAGTTGTCGGCGGCCTGATCGGTTCGACGTTGGGAAGCAAGAAGTTCGATTCGATGACGTTGCGGCGGGTTTTGGCGGTCGTGCTGCTATTCGCGGGTGTTAAGCTTATCCTGGTGTGA
- the aspS gene encoding aspartate--tRNA ligase, with amino-acid sequence MLDVLGTLERTHTCGELRDSDVGKQVVLMGWVAKKRDFGVFTFVDLRDRDGVTQVVVSEEDAKEAHAKAKNLRGEFVIAVKGEVVKRDEGAKNAKLPTGEIEVKVSEILILNDANVLPFQLEVAGSENLAAEDTRLKYRYLDLRRPQLQHNIRMRAKAVSAIREYFDTRGFIEIETPILLKSTPEGARDFIVPSRIHTGKFFALPQSPQILKQLTMISGFDKYYQIARCFRDEDLRADRQPEFTQLDMEMTFAHQEMAYREIQGMFNHVLGKVGGIDLPTEWPRMTYAEAMRRYGSDKPDLRFEMELVDLSDELRDTDFAPFAQVLNSGGQAGSLRSGEIKCIVAKGKADYSRKQLDDLQEFAKRYGAGALAWIKVGDETTSSLLKVLGEEKIGQLVSAAGAEKGDLVLIVAGRKSVVAASLGALRIEVAKRENLIDRSAYKPLIVTEFPMFEHDEETDSYAAAHHPFTSPMDEDLEKFKTAVNDDSQHHLLGEVRAKAYDAVINGYECAGGSIRIHQKDIQALNFKALGLSVEKARERFGFFLDALEYGTPPHGGFAAGIERTCMILCGTENIRDVMAFPKTASAQDLMMDSPGEVDGSQLKELGIEVSD; translated from the coding sequence ATGTTGGATGTACTTGGAACTTTAGAGAGAACACATACTTGCGGCGAATTGCGTGACAGCGATGTTGGCAAGCAGGTTGTTTTGATGGGTTGGGTGGCGAAGAAGCGTGATTTTGGCGTTTTTACGTTTGTCGATTTGCGTGACCGCGACGGTGTGACGCAGGTTGTGGTGAGCGAAGAGGACGCGAAGGAAGCTCATGCGAAGGCTAAAAACCTGCGCGGCGAATTCGTAATCGCCGTCAAAGGCGAGGTCGTCAAGCGTGACGAAGGGGCCAAAAACGCGAAGCTGCCGACCGGCGAGATCGAGGTCAAGGTGAGCGAGATCCTGATCCTGAACGACGCTAACGTACTGCCGTTTCAGCTCGAAGTCGCGGGGTCTGAGAATCTCGCGGCCGAAGACACGCGTTTGAAATATCGGTATCTCGACCTGCGCCGTCCGCAATTGCAGCACAATATCCGCATGCGTGCGAAGGCGGTCTCAGCTATCCGTGAGTATTTTGACACGCGTGGATTTATCGAGATCGAGACGCCGATCTTGCTCAAATCGACCCCGGAAGGTGCTCGAGATTTTATCGTGCCTTCGCGAATTCACACGGGGAAATTCTTCGCCCTGCCGCAGTCGCCGCAGATATTGAAGCAGCTCACGATGATCTCGGGCTTCGACAAGTATTACCAGATCGCGCGCTGTTTCCGTGACGAAGACCTCCGCGCGGACCGGCAGCCGGAATTTACGCAGCTCGATATGGAGATGACGTTCGCCCATCAGGAAATGGCGTATCGTGAGATCCAGGGCATGTTCAATCACGTCCTCGGCAAGGTCGGCGGCATTGACTTGCCCACCGAATGGCCGCGTATGACCTACGCCGAAGCGATGCGTCGGTACGGCTCGGACAAGCCGGATCTGCGGTTCGAGATGGAACTGGTCGATCTTTCGGATGAGTTGCGAGATACGGATTTCGCTCCGTTTGCGCAGGTGTTGAATTCAGGCGGGCAGGCTGGCAGCCTGCGTTCCGGCGAGATCAAATGTATCGTTGCGAAGGGCAAGGCCGATTACTCACGTAAACAGCTCGACGATCTGCAGGAATTTGCAAAACGTTATGGCGCTGGGGCGTTGGCGTGGATCAAGGTTGGCGACGAGACTACCTCGTCGCTGCTCAAGGTGCTTGGGGAAGAGAAGATCGGCCAGCTCGTTTCGGCAGCCGGAGCTGAAAAGGGCGATCTCGTTCTCATTGTCGCGGGCCGCAAATCTGTAGTCGCCGCTTCGCTCGGAGCTTTGCGTATCGAGGTTGCCAAAAGGGAAAATTTGATCGACCGTTCGGCTTACAAGCCTCTGATTGTGACGGAATTCCCGATGTTCGAGCATGATGAAGAGACGGACAGCTATGCTGCCGCGCATCATCCGTTCACGTCGCCGATGGACGAGGATCTGGAGAAATTTAAGACGGCGGTGAACGACGACAGCCAGCATCATCTGCTCGGTGAAGTTCGAGCGAAGGCATACGACGCGGTCATCAACGGCTACGAATGCGCCGGCGGTTCGATCCGAATTCATCAAAAGGACATTCAAGCCCTCAATTTTAAAGCCCTCGGCCTGTCGGTCGAAAAGGCGCGCGAGCGTTTCGGCTTTTTCCTCGACGCTCTCGAATACGGTACGCCGCCGCACGGAGGCTTCGCCGCCGGCATCGAACGAACTTGCATGATCCTCTGCGGCACCGAAAATATCCGCGACGTCATGGCATTCCCTAAAACTGCATCAGCACAAGACCTGATGATGGATTCGCCGGGCGAAGTGGATGGATCACAGTTGAAGGAACTGGGGATCGAGGTGAGTGATTAG
- a CDS encoding nucleotidyltransferase family protein has translation MTANNPPKIGGILLAAGGSTRFGSPKQLAIYHGKSLIRRAAETLVSSGCDLNVVVLGAEIEASTEELQGLPISICLNENWKSGMSSSIKAGLEYLLNLEPKLDAVLITLCDQPHVTTDALQLLLSEFQANSALVVAAKYGKTIGVPAVFSRELFDQLIHLEGDKGARNLIRSRNDLVTIEIDAAAIDIDTPSDVDQL, from the coding sequence ATGACCGCAAATAACCCACCCAAAATCGGCGGAATATTACTAGCCGCCGGCGGCTCAACCCGCTTCGGCTCCCCCAAACAACTAGCCATCTACCACGGCAAATCCCTAATCCGCCGCGCCGCCGAAACCCTCGTTTCCTCCGGCTGCGATCTGAACGTAGTCGTTCTAGGTGCCGAAATAGAAGCCTCAACCGAAGAACTACAAGGCCTTCCAATCAGTATTTGTTTAAATGAGAACTGGAAATCAGGAATGAGTTCGTCCATTAAAGCCGGACTCGAATACCTACTGAATCTCGAACCCAAACTCGACGCGGTACTGATAACGCTCTGCGACCAACCGCACGTCACAACAGATGCGCTCCAACTCTTGCTCTCAGAATTTCAAGCAAATTCAGCTCTAGTCGTCGCCGCGAAGTACGGCAAAACCATCGGCGTTCCGGCGGTATTCTCACGCGAACTATTCGATCAACTCATTCATCTCGAAGGCGATAAAGGTGCCCGCAACCTGATAAGAAGCCGTAACGACCTCGTCACGATTGAGATAGATGCGGCCGCCATAGACATTGATACGCCTTCCGACGTCGATCAATTGTAG
- a CDS encoding acetate kinase, whose product MNILVLNCGSSSLKFQLISTSLEQIERRDDRMLARGQIERIGGAAVLTFQTAGHDAVRSGKPIRDMRAALDAILQWIGSEDTNIDGISGLSDIDAVGHRVVHGGERFIQSALIDDDVLRGIDDCIELAPLHNPANVLGIQAARSILGKGIPQAAVFDTAFHHTMPESSYLYAIPYQFYRRHKIRRYGFHGTSHRYIAYQYRTLNHIPREEVKIITLHLGNGSSVAAIKNGNSFDTSMGFTPLEGLVMGTRSGDLDPAIIEFICEKEGMTVHEADLMLNKASGLLGISGLTHDMRELIAEAEDSGDRRARLAIEIFCYRIRKYIGSYLAAMDGADAIIFSGGIGENSALIRSKICQGLEWFGIAADENRNAELVSGVEGFFNQEDSRVKLGVIPTNEELLIARDTVRLIKGVI is encoded by the coding sequence ATGAACATTCTCGTACTAAATTGCGGCAGTTCATCGTTAAAATTCCAGTTGATCTCAACGAGCCTCGAGCAGATCGAGCGTCGTGACGATCGAATGCTCGCGCGCGGTCAGATCGAACGCATCGGCGGAGCGGCGGTCTTAACTTTTCAAACGGCGGGGCATGATGCCGTCCGTTCGGGCAAGCCGATACGTGATATGCGCGCCGCACTGGACGCCATCCTGCAATGGATCGGTAGTGAAGATACTAATATCGACGGGATCAGCGGCCTGTCCGATATCGATGCGGTCGGACATCGCGTTGTACATGGCGGCGAGCGTTTCATCCAGTCCGCTCTGATCGATGACGACGTGCTGCGAGGTATCGATGACTGCATTGAGCTCGCCCCGCTTCACAATCCGGCCAATGTTCTGGGCATCCAGGCGGCAAGGTCGATCCTAGGTAAAGGCATTCCGCAAGCGGCGGTTTTCGATACGGCGTTTCATCACACTATGCCAGAATCGTCCTATCTCTACGCCATTCCCTATCAATTTTACAGACGGCACAAAATACGCCGTTACGGCTTTCATGGGACATCGCACCGTTACATCGCGTATCAATACCGGACGCTTAATCACATTCCCCGCGAGGAAGTAAAGATCATAACCCTGCATCTCGGCAACGGAAGCTCTGTAGCCGCGATCAAAAACGGCAACTCTTTCGACACTTCGATGGGTTTCACGCCGCTCGAAGGCCTTGTGATGGGCACGCGTTCCGGCGATCTCGACCCCGCGATTATCGAATTTATCTGCGAAAAAGAAGGCATGACGGTTCACGAGGCAGATCTGATGCTAAATAAGGCGTCAGGCTTGCTCGGCATCTCGGGCCTGACCCACGACATGCGCGAACTTATCGCCGAAGCGGAGGATTCCGGCGACCGACGGGCGCGGCTCGCCATCGAGATATTCTGCTATCGCATCCGCAAATACATTGGCTCATACCTGGCCGCAATGGATGGAGCCGACGCGATAATTTTTTCGGGAGGGATCGGCGAGAATTCAGCTCTCATTCGGTCTAAGATCTGCCAGGGTCTGGAATGGTTTGGAATTGCTGCGGATGAAAACAGGAATGCAGAATTAGTATCCGGAGTAGAAGGCTTTTTTAACCAAGAAGACTCCCGCGTCAAACTCGGCGTTATCCCGACCAACGAAGAGCTCCTCATAGCCCGCGATACGGTCAGGCTGATCAAGGGCGTGATCTAG
- a CDS encoding XdhC family protein produces the protein MKEIKEILKHVSALADGEKAILATVVDVRGSGYRLPGARMLMLENGDTFGTVSGGCLEADVLERAKKILKSGESEVFTYDTTGDENSIFSMNMGCRGVIEILLEPIGKDSEIIAKMRSAYEDREPSDEFETPIAVMLFGAGADAVPFVRIASELGWQVTVHDHRPAFLTEERFPNAQKLVHQTVDEPPQIHADHRTAGVIMTHNYSRDRFVLPELLASDAFYVGALGPKRRTEQLLEEIAAHGRIFAEEKLARLFAPVGLDIGADTPESIALSIIGEIQSVLKNRQGTSLRYREGSIYDRK, from the coding sequence TTGAAAGAAATAAAAGAGATCCTAAAACACGTATCAGCCCTCGCGGACGGCGAAAAGGCCATACTCGCGACCGTCGTTGACGTCCGCGGCTCGGGCTATCGTCTGCCCGGAGCTCGAATGCTGATGCTTGAGAACGGCGACACTTTCGGCACCGTTTCCGGCGGATGTCTCGAGGCAGATGTACTCGAGCGGGCGAAAAAGATCCTTAAGAGCGGCGAGTCCGAGGTTTTCACATACGACACGACCGGCGACGAAAACTCGATCTTCAGCATGAACATGGGCTGCCGCGGTGTGATCGAGATCCTGCTCGAACCCATCGGCAAAGACAGCGAGATCATTGCGAAGATGCGTTCCGCGTACGAAGACCGCGAGCCGTCCGACGAATTTGAAACGCCGATCGCGGTCATGCTTTTCGGTGCGGGAGCCGACGCGGTTCCCTTCGTCCGCATCGCGAGCGAACTCGGCTGGCAGGTCACCGTTCACGACCATCGCCCGGCGTTTTTGACCGAAGAAAGATTCCCCAACGCACAAAAGCTCGTTCACCAAACCGTCGACGAACCGCCGCAAATTCACGCGGACCATCGCACCGCCGGAGTTATAATGACGCACAATTACTCCCGCGACCGATTCGTTTTGCCGGAGCTGCTTGCGTCCGATGCATTCTACGTCGGAGCCCTCGGCCCGAAACGTCGTACCGAACAGCTTCTCGAAGAGATAGCCGCCCACGGCCGCATATTCGCGGAAGAAAAACTCGCCCGCCTCTTCGCCCCCGTCGGCCTCGACATTGGCGCCGACACTCCCGAAAGCATCGCTCTCTCAATAATCGGCGAGATCCAAAGCGTCCTAAAAAACCGCCAGGGCACCAGCCTGCGATACCGCGAAGGCTCGATCTATGACCGCAAATAA